The Anaerobranca gottschalkii DSM 13577 genome segment TAGTTTCATATATCATATTTATCCCTATTATAACTATTAAAAAGCTCCCTACATATTTTCCATACTCTCCTAAAGCAGTTCCTAGTAATTCCCCTAATAAAACTCCTATTAAAGGCATTACTACATGGAAGAAACCTATAAGGCAACTGATTTGGGTTATTTTGTAAAGGCAAATTTTTGTCATTCCTATACCAATTGATAAACTAAAGGCATCTGTCCCTAAAGCTAAACCCATTAGAATTACTTGTACTAATGCTAAAGAATGACTATCTGTATTGAAAGCAGGGATTTCCAGCCCTGCTGTTAAGGCAAAGTAGATAAAAAGGGTAATTAAGACTAAGGCCATTTTCATGGACTTTTTAGTTATATAGATAACCACTTTTTTCCCCATTAAATCATCCCCTTAAGTTACTTACAAAATAACTTATTCAGATGATATCAATATTATTCCCAC includes the following:
- a CDS encoding manganese efflux pump MntP family protein, whose translation is MGKKVVIYITKKSMKMALVLITLFIYFALTAGLEIPAFNTDSHSLALVQVILMGLALGTDAFSLSIGIGMTKICLYKITQISCLIGFFHVVMPLIGVLLGELLGTALGEYGKYVGSFLIVIIGINMIYETRKGKKDVFNIKLTGWSLIILAFSVSIDALTVGFGLGTVGFPLYLVVGIFGLLGGIMTAIGLTFGWFIGEWFGERSEFFGGLVLILLGIKMVVF